One Polynucleobacter necessarius genomic window, CCTAGATATGGAATTTGATAAGGCCAACCTAAAAACAGCGTATCGCTATTTACCAGTAGGAATGGGGAAAGATGTCCGGCTCTATTTAAGCAAGGCATTTGATACGGGAGTGATTCGCGATGGGCGTCTTCACATTAAGGGTAACCCCAACCAGGTACCGTTTTCCAATAAACAACAGGGTGAATTCAGTTTGACACTTCCCATCATTGGAGCAACATTTAGTCCCGTTCCAAACTTGTCGGTCAATCAAGGAACATGGTCAACCTTCAGTAATGTCAATGGCAATATTGAGATGACTAATGCAAACTTTGCTGTAGATATCAGCAAGGCAAACTATAAACAAATTGCTCTGGCCGACTTTCATGCTGCAATTGAAGATGTCAGCGCAAGACAGCTAATGCTGTCAGTCACTGGTAAAGCAAACGGTGAGGTGGCGCAAATGCTGGACTATTTTTATGCCTCTCCTCCTGGTAAAAGACATAGCAAGATTGAACAAAGCTTAAGAGTCAGCGGTCCAGTCAATTTAAATCTTGGGTTAAAAATTCCATTATCTGGTTCGGCCGATACCAATGTGGATTTGAAACTAACCCTTCCCGGCAATCGTGCGGAATGGAGTGGCATCCCGCCTTTTGAGAACCTAAAAGGCAATATTCGCATTACCGAAACGAATCCTGAGTTTGATACTGTTTCTGCAAATTTTCTAGGGGGCACGATCAAGATTTCCAGTGCTGATCAACAAAACAGAGAAATATTCAACGTTACAGGAGAGGTGCAGACTCACTTTGTAAAAGACTACTTCGCAAATTCTACTCGCCCTGATTTAACCCCAATCCTAAATGCGATGAGCGGCGCCATTCAATACGATGGCAAGATCAGCTTCAATAAGCTGGGCAGCGACTCTAGCATTCGCTTTGATTTACGAAACTGTGGGTTAAATGCTCCTGCTCCCGTAAAAAAAATGGTAGGCACACCGTTATCTGGCGAGCTGAATATCAAAACTTTTGCGAGCGATAAAAGCAATCCCAATCGCGCTAGCTGGTCTGGAAAATTTGGTGATCTGTACTCTTTGCAAGGAGCGCTCGGCCGAGATGATGAAATTCGGCAAAGTATTGGTATTGGGGCTCAACCAAGCCTGCCTTCACAAGGCTTTAATCTAAATTTAGCGACTAATGAATTCAATTTAGATGCATGGCAAGATTTTTTAGAAGTCAAAAAATCGGCTCAGCCTCAATCCTTTGAAACGAATTCAAACAATGCTCAAATAACAGTTCAAGCCAAAAAAATGATCTTCCTCGATCGCTCATGGCAAGATGTGAATGTTGTTGCAAATCGCAAAAAAAATGTATGGGATGTACGCCTAGGCGCACCATTAATATCTGATCAGCTTCAATATCAACCTGCTAGCAAAGTAAACCCTAGCGGGCTTTTTAGCGGGCGACTTGCAAAACTTGTCTTGCCCGACCCCATTCCAAACCCTAGCACGCAAGCAAATACCCCAAAGAAATCACTTACCCCTGAATCTATACCGAGCCTCGATATCACGATTGATAATTTTGCTTGGTCAAAAGCACAATTAGGCCAAATCAAGATTAAAACGAGTACGCTGGATAACGTACTGAAAATTCAGTCTATTCAAACAAGCAATCCGCAGGGCACCAATACTATTAGTGGTCAGTGGCGAGGCAGCACAAAAAATACGCCTGATCATAGCTCTCTGAGTATCAGCATGGATATCAAAGACGCTGGGCAAATCATTGCGCACTGGACTCCACAAAAGTCCGTTGAGGGCGGCCAAGGAAAAGTAACTGCGGACATAGAATGGGATGGAGCGCCTTTTAAACCGCAATTTGAAACTCTTTCTGGAAAAGCAAGTCTTAATTTAGAAAAAGGCTGCTTACTGGAAGTGAACTCTAGTGGTGCAAAACTTTTGGATGTTCTTAGCCTCCAAAGGCTATTCCGCTTTGCGACACTCGATCTACAGGGTAGCCTCGGAAATATCGTGACCAAGGGCACCCCGTTTAGCTCGATTAGTGGCAACTTTGACATTGCTAATGGAGTCGCGCAAACCCAACAATTCAACATGAATCTTGATCAAGCGCGCGTGGCCATGAGTGGTCAAATTAATTTTCCTAAGCAGACTCAAGATTTACGAATTACTATTTTCCCAACGATTGATGCCACAGCAGGTTCACTCGCAGCTTTTGCGATTAATCCCATCGTTGGTTTAGGCGCCCTGGTTGGTCAATACCTTCTGACTAGCCAAATCAATCGTAGCCTGCAATCGGATTACCTAGTCCAAGGATCTTGGGAGAATCCAGAAGTTATCCCGCTGGATCAAAAAGGGCAACCTGTCGATTCATCAACGCTGGATTCCATTCGTAGAAAAGAGTTGCTTAAAGAGCAAACTAAGCCTAGCCTGGATAACCCAGCCAACTCTAGCCGACCTTCAAATCCCGGTAATTAGATTCTTATGAGCAATTCCGCAACGCTAAAGATCGCGTCGATACAAATGGTCTCCTCTTCAGACCTACAGGAAAACTTAACTACAGCAGGTAGGCTTATTGATGCGGCAGCTAAAGATGGCGCAAGAGTTATTGCCCTTCCTGAGTACTTTTGCATAATGGGACTGAAAGACACGGATAAGGTCGATATTCGAGAGCCATTTGGTATTGGCCCCATACAAGACCAATTAGCTAATTTTGCAAAAGATAATTCCATTTACTTGATTGCAGGAACTATTCCGCTGGAAATGCAAGAGCCTGGAAAAGTACTTAATTCCATACTGGCTTTTAATCCTGATGGTCAGCAGATCGGATGCTATGACAAGATTCATTTGTTTGGCTTTCAAACCAAGACCGAACGCTATCAGGAATCGGAAACGATAGAAGCAGGAAATCATCCAAGCGTTCTCAAGATTTTCCATGACAACTGCGGATGGACTTTTGGTCTCAGCCTTTGCTATGACCTCCGGCTCCCTGAACTCTATCGTGCCATGGGTATCGTCGATTGCCACATTATTCCAGCAGCCTTTACCTACACTACCGGCAAGGCGCATTGGGAAATTCTATTGCGCGCCCGCGCCATTGAAAATCAATGCTATGTCCTGTCATCGGCCCAAGGGGGGTCCCAAAAATCAACGCCGTACTTGGGGGCAGAGCCTCCTAGTTGACCCCTGTAGCAGATTTACCTGAAGGAGAGGGTTTTATTTCAGGTGTTTTAAGCAAAGAAAAAATAAACGAGGTACGCTCTCAGTTACCAGCCCTTGCTCACCGAAAGCTCTACTGAATCACATGACTGCACCCGAAGCATTATTTCCAGCGAATTGGGCAAAAGCCAAAAAACAAGCAGACCTCATCAAAGTAGCCAAATCGATTCTCCTAGAGCCGACTGGCTTATCTGAACAAGATCTTCATCGTACTTTTGGAACTCTTTTTACTCACCATCTTGGTGATGCCGATCTTTATTTTCAACACACGCGTAGCGAGAGCTGGAGCCTTGAAGAGGGAATAGTCAAATCTGGCAG contains:
- a CDS encoding YhdP family protein, which encodes MLQKIIPPRLKSVFSKRPTGFGTDWYKRILILVSITAILLLLIGHLSVRFIVWPQIEKSKASVEKLIGARVGVHVSIDDLKVSWTGIRPSFEMDGLRFNSPDKSKSLLSISKIYGELSWKSSYYLAPYFHEIHFENAEIYAQRNSKGDIAIAGISTDSDSNSYSAENWLFSQDAIDVSNVNIIWDDQFNKKTPQNIGVQRLTLKDGIRRHQGSITVSTPWNKGLAEVNVNFVHHLGGQAGNWHDWIGNLSWEINDLDLNQIAKDFKVNLSSLEGKLSSNGTIKIDNAKPDGGEFFIAVDDLVVQLSKNEDAIALGRLEANLLQETNDGLIAVSTKSFAWREMGSPKSAPLDRLSPVTFRWRPPGEDGEIKEFGFSSPKISVEDVALFALNLPLSKKVHQWIKASAAEGELEDLDIHWSESKSPLSALNIPGGWFKSNKLDFSVSAKLNNLSFKGINKSMPSVTNLSGFVTSTQKEGSFSLNSKDLGLEVYELLEDPNIQLDRANGQITWSKQRGHWNINTKKLALSNPQISTTLSLNYISGNPKEADFMALDMEFDKANLKTAYRYLPVGMGKDVRLYLSKAFDTGVIRDGRLHIKGNPNQVPFSNKQQGEFSLTLPIIGATFSPVPNLSVNQGTWSTFSNVNGNIEMTNANFAVDISKANYKQIALADFHAAIEDVSARQLMLSVTGKANGEVAQMLDYFYASPPGKRHSKIEQSLRVSGPVNLNLGLKIPLSGSADTNVDLKLTLPGNRAEWSGIPPFENLKGNIRITETNPEFDTVSANFLGGTIKISSADQQNREIFNVTGEVQTHFVKDYFANSTRPDLTPILNAMSGAIQYDGKISFNKLGSDSSIRFDLRNCGLNAPAPVKKMVGTPLSGELNIKTFASDKSNPNRASWSGKFGDLYSLQGALGRDDEIRQSIGIGAQPSLPSQGFNLNLATNEFNLDAWQDFLEVKKSAQPQSFETNSNNAQITVQAKKMIFLDRSWQDVNVVANRKKNVWDVRLGAPLISDQLQYQPASKVNPSGLFSGRLAKLVLPDPIPNPSTQANTPKKSLTPESIPSLDITIDNFAWSKAQLGQIKIKTSTLDNVLKIQSIQTSNPQGTNTISGQWRGSTKNTPDHSSLSISMDIKDAGQIIAHWTPQKSVEGGQGKVTADIEWDGAPFKPQFETLSGKASLNLEKGCLLEVNSSGAKLLDVLSLQRLFRFATLDLQGSLGNIVTKGTPFSSISGNFDIANGVAQTQQFNMNLDQARVAMSGQINFPKQTQDLRITIFPTIDATAGSLAAFAINPIVGLGALVGQYLLTSQINRSLQSDYLVQGSWENPEVIPLDQKGQPVDSSTLDSIRRKELLKEQTKPSLDNPANSSRPSNPGN